The nucleotide sequence CTTTGGTGCGGTGGTTTTTACAGGAAAAGTTAGAGGAGTCAGAGGAGATAAAGGGCGTTTTCAGACAAACTTTCGCCATCGCTATGATAAGCGTCGCTAAAATTATTCCTGACTCACCCACCTCTAAAGATATTGAAGATGTTAAAGATTTTATTCCCCATATAGAAGCACTAACAGAAAGTTTAATTGAAGAAGCAAAGGAAAAAAGAGAAGAAAAGAGAATAACTTTAGCATCAGTGCCCGATGAGTCGCTTATCTGGCCTTTTCTGGGAGTAGGAAGGTTTTATCAAGGTCAGGGGTTGTACTCTTTAGCAGAACCTTGGTATAAACCTTGTCTCGATGTGCTTAAAAGTCACTTTGGAGAAGAACATCCTGATGTAGCAAGCAGTTTGAACAATTTAGCGGCACTCTACTCTTCAATGGGGCGCTACAGCGAAGCCGAACCTCTGTACCAACAAGCTTTGGAGATCAATGAGCGGCTGTTGGGGACGGAGCATCCTGATCTGGCAAGCAGTTTGAACAATTTAGCGGCACTCTACTCTTCAATGGGGCGCTACAGCGAAGCCGAACCTCTGTACCAACAAGCTTTGGAGATCAATGAGCGGCTGTTGGGGACGGAGCATCCTGATCTGGCAACCAGTTTGAACAATTTAGCGGCACTCTACTCTTCAATGGGGCGCTACAGCGAAGCCGAACCTCTGTACCAACAAGCTTTGGAGATCAATGAGCGGCTGTTGGGGACGGAGCATCCTGATCTGGCAACCAGTTTGAACAATTTAGCGGGACTCTACTCTTCAATGGGGCGCTACAGCGAAGCCGAACCTCTGTACCAACAAGCTTTGGAGATGAGAGAGCGGCTGTTGGGGACGGAGCATCCTTCTGTGGCAACCAGTTTGAACAATTTAGCGGGACTCTACTCTTCAATGGGGCGCTACAGCGAAGCCGAACCTCTTTACCAACAAGCTTTGGAGATCAATGAGCGGCTGTTGGGGACGGAGCATCCTTCTGTGGCAACCAGTTTGAACAATTTAGCAGGACTCTACAAGGCAATGGGGCGCTACAGCGAAGCCGAACCTCTGTACCAACAAGCTTTGGAGATGAGAGAGCGGCTGTTGGGGACGGAGCATCCTGATCTGGCAAGCAGTTTGAACAATTTAGCAGGACTCTACAAGGCAATGGGGCGCTACAGCGAAGCCGAACCTCTGTACCAACAAGCTTTGGAGATCAATGAGCGGCTGTTGGGGACGGAGCATCCTGATCTGGCAACCAGTTTGAACAATTTAGCGGGACTCTACGATTCAATGGGGCGCTACAGCGAAGCCGAACCTCTGTACCAACAAGCTTTGGAGATCAATGAGCGGCTGTTGGGGACGGAGCATCCTGATCTGGCAACCAGTTTGAACAATTTAGCGGGACTCTACGATTCAATGGGGCGCTACAGCGAAGCCGAACCTCTGTACCAACAAGCTTGGGAGATGAGAGAGCGGCTGTTGGGGACGGAGCATCCTGATGTAGCAAGCAGTTTGAACAATTTAGCAGGACTCTACTCTTCAATGGGGCGCTACAGCGAAGCCGAAACTCTGTACCAACAAGCTTTAGCCATACTCGAACCCATCTTAGGGCCTAATCATCCTTCTACCATAACAGTTCGAGAAAATCTTGTCTTGCTGTCACAGCAACGTACTCGCCGCTACCTCTGGAGTCGTCGCTTAATTAAGCTTGTGGAATTTTTGTTAGCAATTGTGTGTTTACCGTTTTATTTGCTGTGGTTGCTGTTTAAGCAGTTGTTTAGTTTCTTCTTCCGTCGCTTGCGGTGAATAAGTTTCGGCAGTTGAACAATGATAGGACTTACGCACTCTCTACGAAATCATTAGGGTTTGAGATTGTCCGTGATCCTTCGCAAGGCTCAGGATGACATAAAATCCTTGTTTTTAATTGGGAGTGCGTAACTCCTAAATGATTTGATCCCTGAGCAAGCAGAAGTCCGCCAGTGTGAAGTAGAACTTTTTTATCGTACTAGGACTTACGCACCATAACCAAATCACAAGGGTTTGAGATGGTTCGAGGTCCTTCGCACAGCGAGGGATGACATAAAATTGTTGTTTTTCATCAGGAGTGCGTAACTCCTAAGCTAGACCCAGTTGCAACTAATTGGGTAAACTCATCAAAGGTCAAACCAGAAAGCGTCATTGCTTTTCATCTGCTCTGCCATTGAAAGTTAATAAACCATAACTTCATCCCCTATGCTATATACATGATGCTTCATCGCACATCCTCCCTCTAGTTTATCAACATGATTCAATTAAATTACGCAATAACCTTATTTTTAAGCTTATTACTGACTTCTCTCCCCTTCTTATTGTTGGGTATATTCGTTTCTAGTTGGTTACTGGTGTTTGTGGATGAGCATCAACTAGCCGCTAAATTCCCTCATAACCCCATCTTAGGGGCTATCCTCGGCAGTAGTCTAGGGATGATTATCCCTGTCTGTCAATATGGCAATATCCCAGTCACCAGACGTTTATTAATGCAGGGCGCTCCTCTATCGGTGGCCATCAGTTTTTTGCTGGCTTCTCCTACCGTAAATCCTATTGTGCTTTGGTTGACCTGGCAAGCTTTTCCCGATTACGCCAGCATCTTATTCTACCGCCTCTTATTGGCTTGGATAATCGCTTTTATAATTGGTTTAATCTTTAGCACTTACAGAGAAAAACCCGCATCTGCTGAGGAATTGGCTTCTCCTCGTTGCTATTTACTGCCTTCAGGAACCTTTTTACGCCCCTCCGATGAAAGTGAACCCCTACACCGCATCGGGAATTTAGTTTATGAGTACAAAACTACCGCCACTTTTAGAAAATCTTTAAAAATTAGCTTAAGTCTCTTCTGGCAAAATGTGGTTAAAGAAACCCTTGAGTTAGGAGGCATCTTAATGGTTGGATGTGCTATAGCGGCTTTAGCACAGATGTTTCTTCCTCAAGGTCAAATGCTAACTTGGGCACAAGCGCCTGTGGTCCAGATCTCTGTTATGATTTTATTAGGGGTGATATTATCCCTCGGCTCACCGAATAGTGCCGCGTTTCTAAGCTTTTTCGCTCCAACGTTTCTCAAAGGATCGCTGTTGAGTTTCTTGCTGTTTAGTTCAGTTGTAGACCTCAAAAGCGTGTGCCTATTATTTTTTGTGTTGCGATTTAAAGCCGCTCTTTATTTGATAATTTTAGTCCTAGAATTGACGATTTTATCAGCTTTAATCCTCAATTTTTACCCGAGTTAGTAAGATCAAAGACGGATATTTCTCAAGGGTATCCGTAAAATTTCCTATTTTTGTTGGCTAATTATCTTGATCCCTAAATGTAAAGTTTATTTACAACCTGAGAAAAGGTTCCCTCATCAATGCTAAATTAATAATTGAAGCTAGATAAGCTTCCCTGGCAGAATAGCTTGCAAGGTAAATTCATAAAACCCAAAGGAGAAAAACCTGTTAAAGTTAACATCTGTCTCGTTCACCCAAAATAACAGCAATCAACTTGAATCATCATATTTCCTAAAGTGAAAGAAGGGAGCAAAACACCTGAAGAGTAATTTTCAGAGGACTCCAAGAAAAATCAACTTAAAAAAGGAAATCCCTGGTCTTTAATGCTTGATTGCTGTTATTGTTATAAAAACCCAAAAAGATGTAAAGTTTAATTGCAAAATATGCTTGGGTTGAAAAAAAAATGTTAGATTAATAATTGAAGCTAGATAAGCTTCCCTGGCAGAATAGCTTGCAAGGTAAATTAATAAAACCAAAAGGAGAAAACCCTGTTAAAGTTAACATCTGTCTCGTTCATCCCAAATAACAGTAATCAACTTGAATCATCATATTTCCTCAAGTGAAAAAAAGAGAGCAAAGCATTTGAAGGATAATCTTCAGAGCGACTCCGAGAAGACTCAACTATTAAAGAGGAAATCACTGGTTGTTAATGCTTGATTGCTGTTATTGTCATTTAATAACTCTTTTTAAAAGTATTCAAATCCTCAAATAAGCCTGACCTAAGACTCCGAAACGCCATAAGTATTTAAACTCAAAGTTTTTTCACCAGATAAAGCCAAAAAAAATCTAAAATAGATCTAGTAGTGGTTTGAGTGACGTGACCGAATCATCAATCAGAACGATGTGCCGGGAAAGGTTTCAAACTTGAGGAAGAAATAAACCAGCCGCGTACTATTCCTGATGAAGATGTATTGAAGCAATAATTTGTTTAACATTTAAAATTGAAACACAAGTTCATTTTAAATGTACCTACCGACATATCAATAAAATTAACTTATCGCCACCCCGGAAGAGAGTAAAAAGCTTTTCAGTTTCTCTTTACCGGTTTTAAGTGTTAATTGTATTATAGATCAACCCAATGATGGGTATTGTAAACAAATGACATCAGAATTACTCAATTCAAGCAATTATAAAAATAAAGAGTCTGACGAAGAGACAAAACCGACCATCAGTAAATCTTCTAATGGAAACTCAGATCTAGGAGGAGATCCAGATGGTACAACTCGTTCCCTAGCCCAAATTATCCAGAAATTCCGCCAGACTTTAGAAAACCATCGCGGCGATCGCCAAATCGTCGTCATTCAAGATTTCCCCGATCCTGATGCTTTAGCCAGTGCTTGGGCCTATCAACTCATTGCAGAACAATACCAAATCAATTGCGATATCGTATATGCAGGCACCCTATCTCATCAAGAAAATATTGCTCTAGTAAAACTCACCGGACTACCGGCTAAACGTTGGGGAGTCTACACCCTCAAAGATAGAGACTTATCGGTTTATTCGGGATGTGTCCTAATGGACAGTCAAGGAACCACCAGTCAGCTATTCCCCCTCATCCAACAGCATCACATTCCGATCGTAGTGGTGATCGACCATCACAGCAAACAGGGAAACCTCGAAGCAGAATTTATTGATCTGCGTCCTCAAATTCGCGCAACCGCCACCATACTAGCCCAGTATATTCAACAAGGAGTAATAGAATTCAATAGTAATGATAATACTCATGTAAAATGTGCCACCGCCTTAATGCACGGCATCCGTTCAGATAGCAATAATTTGCTACAAGCGCAAGAAGCTGAATTTCTCGCCGCCGCCTATCTGAGCCGCTTTTATGATATACAGTTACTAAATGCTGTACTACAATCGGCTCGCTCTCGTCGAGTCATGGATATTATCGAACGCTCTCTAAAAAACCGTCTGATTAAAAACAACTTCTCCATTGCCGGAGTCGGCTATCTACGTTATGATGACCGAGATGCCATTCCCCAAGCGGCTGATTTTCTCGTCACCGAAGAAAACATCCACACAGCCGTCGTTTATGGGATAGTTCATGACGAAGATGATGACATAGAATTGATTATCGGTTCCTTGAGAACCACAAAACTCACCTTAGACCCCGATGAATTTCTCAAAGAAGCCTTTGGCCATGATGGACAGGGACGTTACTTTGGGGGAGGGCGCTATATGGCCGGCGGGTTTGAAATACCCATTGGTTTCTTAGGTGGATTTAATGAAAACAATCAGTATACCAAACTGAAATGGGAAGTCTTTGATACTCAGATAAAACAAAAACTACTCCGTTTAATTAATCCTGATAGTACCGTGATTCATACTTAAGCTCAATGACACAACTGTATTTAATTCGTCACGGAATCGCCGCCGAGGCGGCAGACTATAGCGATGATCAAAAACGTCCATTAACCGAAAAAGGTCGTCAAAAAACCGAACAAGTGGCTCAAAAACTGCTGCAAAAAGGGATACAGTTTGATTTGATTTTAACTAGCCCCTTAGTGAGAGCAGTTTCTACCGCCGTGATCCTAATGGACGTAGGATTAAGTAAAAAAGTCCAAGAATTTGCACCATTAGCACCCGAGGGAAACCTAGAAACTTGGGTAAATTGGTGGAACCAATCAGGATATAATAATAAAGATAGCTCTCTTGCCCTAGTCGGTCATCAACCAGACTTAGGTAACTGGTCAGAAGTTCTTGTTTGGGGAAAGACGCAAGAAAAACTAATCGTTAAAAAAGCCGGTGTAATTGGACTAAATATACTCGACAAAACAGCACCGATCGGTAACTGTGAGTTATTTTTGTTAACTTCCCCGAAGTGGTTACTCTAGTCTCATAAAGATCTTAAAACTTTTCGGTTAAATCGACATAGAGAATAAATTATAGGGTAAGTTAGCTTCAGATCTTGATCTAAATCCTTGCAACGATACAGGTATAACCATGACGACCGTTTGTGAATATCGCCCAGGTTTGGAAGGCATTCCGGCTGCACAATCAAGTATTAGCTACGTTGACGGACTAAGAGGGGTTTTAGAATACCGAGGAATTAATATAGTTGAACTCGCTCAACATAGTAGTTTTTTAGAAACAACTTATTTACTCATTTGGGGTGAACTGCCCACAAAAATAGAACTAGAAGAATTTGAAAATGAAATTCGCTATCATCGCCGAATAAAATATCATATTCGGGATATGATGAAATGTTTCCCGGAAACGGGACATCCGATGGATGCGCTACAAACCAGTGCGGCAGCATTAGGCTTATTTTACTCCCGTCGTGCCCTCGATGACCCCGCCTACATTCGTCAAGCAGTGGTGCGTCTAGTGGCAAAAATTCCCACGATGGTAGCGGCTTTTCACATGATTCGCCGGGGGAACGATCCGATTCAGCCTAATGATAGTTTAGATTATGCCGCCAATTTCTTGTATATGCTCACAGAGCGAAAACCCTCGGAATTAGCGGCTAAGATTTTTGATGTGTGTTTGACGCTTCATGCTGAACATACCATGAATGCCTCTACATTTTCGGCCATGGTAACCGCTTCTACTTTAACCGATCCCTATGGAGTGATAGCCTCAGCCGTAGGAACCCTCGCCGGGCCCTTACATGGTGGGGCCAATGAAGAAGTTTTATTTATGCTCGAAGAAATTGGTTCAGTGGACAATGTTCGCCCCTATGTGGAGCATTGTATTGAGCATAAAAAGAAAATCATGGGATTTGGGCACCGGGTGTATAAGGTTAAAGACCCTCGCGCTACCATTTTACAAGAACTGGCGATGCAGCTATTTGAACAAATGGGGCATGATGAATATTATGAGATTGCAGTGGAGTTAGAAAAAGTCGTCGAGGAAAAATTGGGGCACAGAGGAATTTACGCTAACGTGGATTTTTATTCAGGTCTAGTGTATCGGAAAATGGGTATCCCCACCGATTTATTTACCCCTCTGTTTGCAATTTCTCGGGTAGCTGGATGGTTAGCTCACTGGAAAGAGCAATTAAATGAAAATCGTATTTTCCGTCCCACTCAAATTTATACCGGTCGTCACGATACGGTTTATATTCCCATTGAAAAACGCTTAACGGCAGTCACCCGCAATGGCTATCAGTAAATTGAATTAAATCTAGTCAATTGCGATCGCTTCAGCAGGGGGCGGTCGCTTTAATTTTTAAGTATTATTACGATTGAGCATTACCCATCTTCTTCGATAACTTCCAGTAGCTGATTTAAAGATTCAGACAAAATTCTCGATTCTTCTGACGTTTGGCGGCTAAATCTTTCCATTTCCTGCACAGATTCTCTGACCAAATCGGAAATTTCTACACCGTTCATTACGGCAACTGAAATAGCCGCTATCAGCTTGCTAAGGTCATCATTCACATTAGCCATTTGCTCAGATGAGGACCGAGTTTGCTCTACTAACTGAGTGCCAATATTTAACTGCTGAAACTCGCTTTTCATCACGCTAGACATTTCCGATATTTGAGTCTGAATATCGACTAACAAGGGCATAATTTCCGCGATTTCCATCTCTAATTGCCTTACGTGCGCGTTAGCTTTTTTAGTGACTGAAGACAATTCTTGAGCCGACTCACCCATGCGGCTCGCTTCTAGTTCAGCCGTCAAAGTTTGCAGTTTTACTTGATAAACGGTGGTATTGAGAAGATTAATCACCTCAGAAAGTTTTCGAGCCGGACGATCTAAAGATTGAAATTTTTCTACGGCTTGTACTAATCTATTTTGAAGCGTAGAAATGTTTTCTAAAAGCTGACTAATCGATTGATCACAAGACTGCACAATCTGCCTAGCTGGCTGTTGAAGCCGCTCTGCTTGTTGAATCAGAGAATTAATATCCTCAACCCAATCTATCACCGCTCGAATTTGATGATGAGTAGCACTGACACACTCCATCTGGAGAGCCGCTTGGGCTGAAAGATTTTTGAGAACCGCTTGGCTTTCTTGAAAGGTTTTTAAAACCTGACGTTGGAGTGTTTCTTGGTATTGAGACTGTTGAAGACGGAATAATTCTGTGCTTTGGTAAGCCTCTTCTACCTGAGCTAAAAGTCTTGCGTGGTCAAGAGCAAATCCCACTTGAATAGCGATCTGGGCAAATAAATCAATTTCTGAGTGCTGCCAATTTCTCGGGCCTGAACATTGATGAGCAATGAGCAGCCCAAACAATTGATCATCTTTGAGAATGGGGGCTACTAAATTGGCTTTTACCGCAAAAGGTTCGAGTTGTTGCAGATGACACTCGGTGAGTCCGGCTTGGTAAATATTATTAGTAGCAGACACTCTACCCCTTTGATAAGATTCCACATAATTTTCAGCAAAACAAGGGTCTTTAATTTTTGCCCACAAGGCTTTCGGAAATCCAGGAACTACCGATTCAGCCACTACCGTTCCATACCAGTCAGCATCAAAACTATAGACAATCACTCGGTCTGTTCTCAGGGCCAAGCGCATTTCTTCGACGGTAGTGAGGAGAATATCTTCTTCTCGAAGAGTTTCTCGCAGGCGAAGGGTAAGCTCAGTAAATAACTGATTTTGCGTCGCTGTGGCATCTACTCGCTGGATAAGCCTAGCGTGGTCAAGAGCAAATCCCACTTGAGTTGCTACCTGAGCGACTAAATCAATTTCTAACTGCTGCCAATTTCTCGGGCCTGAACATTCATGAGCAATAAGCAGCCCAAACAATTGATCATCTTTGAGAATGGGAGCCACTAAATTCGCTTTTACCGCAAAAGGTTCGAGTTGTTGCAGATGACACTGGGTAAGTCCGGCTTCATAAATATTATTAGTAGCAGACACTCTACCCTTCTGATAAGACTCCACATAATTTTCAGCAAAACAAGGGTCTTTAATTTTTGCCCACAAGGCTTTCGGAAATCCAGGAACTACCGATTCAGCCACTACCGTTCCATACCAGTCAGCATCAAAACTATAGACAATCACCCGGTCTGTGGTCAGGGCCGAGCGAACTTGTTCCACCGTCATTTTAAGAATATCTTCTTCTCGGAGGGATTCCCGTAAGCAAAGGGTAATATCGGTAAATAACTGGGCTTGCTCTGCTGCCTGATCCACCTGCTCTAAAAGTCTAGTATGATCGAGAGCAAATCCGACTCCGTTGGCTATCTGGGCGAATAAATCAATCTCTAGCTGCTGCCAGATGCGCGGCGTTGAGCATTCATGAGCAATAAGTAAACCAAATACTTGATTATTGCGGATAATAGGTGCAATGAGACTGGCTTTGACAGCAAATCGCTCTAGTAGCCCAATATGCTCATCAGAAAGTCCTGATTGATAGATATCATCCATAACATCTATTTGGTCATGGGGATATTGGCGATATGCCTCAAAAAAACCCAGGTCATTAATGGTGGTCCACAGGGTTTTCGGCCAGATAGGAGCCACTGATTCAGCAATAAAGGTTCCCTCCCGATCATCCTCGAAACGAAAAATCACCACCCGATCAGTTTTGAGGGCTTGACGGACTTCTTCTACCGTTGTTCTAAGAACATTTTCCTCAGAGAAGGATTCCCAAATGTGGCGGCTGATAGTCATCAGAACTTGAAACGGTTCATCAGCCGCTTCTTGTCTCCATAAAAGATTCGGTAGTTCTGCGGCGATGAGATTGAGGTTAGTTTCTAAGCCGCTCAGTTCGTTTTGTCGGGTTTCATCGGGGTCAACCACTGGCGAGCAATGCAACCGATTTACTAGGCTAGTGGAAGTTTGATAAGATTTTAAAATAGGGCGCAAAAGACGATCACTCAAGGCGATAGCCATCGCAGCACTTACTAAGGTTGTTAATCCCGATACCCATGCAATCAAAGATAATTGTCGTTCTAATGCTTGTTGGGTTTTTTGATTGTCTAAAACATCCACTGGTTTAGCAGGGACAAATTGCTCTTTCAAAGACTGAGTGCCTAAATAGCTCACTCCTGTAACACCTAAGACAGGTAAAGCCGTTAAAACCACCGCTCCCGTTATCAATTTAGCTTTTAGACTCCTTATGCTCATTAATCTTTTGTCTCTTTCTCTTCTCAATCTTCAATTAGCTGACTATCTTAATGCAAAATAACCGAAAAATCTATCTACATTTTTTGGGAAATTTTAGTAACTTTTGTTCTTGAGACTATTTGGGCTTTAATTGTTAAAATCGTAAGTGCTAATTTTCGGGGCTGCCAAAATAATCTGTCTATGAACATTTATAAGATTAATGCCATTTTAGCTGAATTCATGTCTCAAACAGAAGAAATCGAGGGCGTTGTTTTGATTTCATCCAACGGACAGCTTCTCACCGAACCCATCGGTATAGATATTAATACAGCTATGATCCTCGGGGGAATATTTCTTCATCTTGCTCAAAACACTTATCAACAATTAGACACTCAAGAAATTGAAAGTATTAGCCTTCGAAGCGGCGAGGGAAATCTGATTTTTACCGCTTGTTATCCGGAAGTATTTTTGTTAGTTAAATCCAGTAACTCTCTGTCTTTTGGTTTATTAGAAAGGAGAATCCATCTGGCGGCTAAAATGTTACAAGAGCAACTGCAAACAAATGCCGATTTGCCTACAGTGCCGCTTCAGGAAGAACCTTTACCTAAACCTGTGGTTTTTCCAGCTTCATCGGCTTCTAATTCGACAAACATACCCAAAAATAACCGAGGAATTAAAAATACTAGGATTCGCTATCGAGGACTGCCAGTATAAAGCCCAATAAAGTGAACCAGAGGCGGCGTTTTTACATGGCTGTGATCTTAACCACCAATTTTTTCAGTCATAGCAGTTCAAAAGTTCTACTTTTTAGACAAAAGCAAGTTTTTATTGATCCGCAGAAGTTGATAAACGCCTTGTTGATCTAAAAGTTCATAATCTTGAGGAGTTAACCCTAATCTATCGAGATATTTTTGTTCAGTAATTAACAAGATAGTCGGTGAGGAAGCATCATTCAGTTCACTTTGTAAATCCTCAATCAAGCGATGTTGATTATTAAAAAACTTGACATTTTGCCGAGTATAATAGACTAAACTCGGTCTAATAAATCCAAGCAAAACTAACTCCTCTTTGGGTTGTCGAACTTGAGTAATCACAGAGGAAATTTGTCGCAGAGGAAGTTGACTATCAGTATCTTTAATCCGAGCAACCGGCAGGGCAATAAAGCTAATAAAAGCCATAAACCCAATTAAATTTGGTATCCACAACCAGCGCCAATCTCGTCGCCGTAATAACAAAAATATAGTCCCCAAAGTCACAAGTCCCCAGATCAAACCCCCAAGAATGGGCAATCCGGATTGTTGTAACATACTAGAAAATCCCGGTTTTCTGGGGTCTCCATCCACCAAACTAGGACTATAAAAACTCGCTGCCGCAAGGGCAAGTAAAATAATCAGATTAGCAATGGCAGTAGCTTTAAAAAACCTTCTATATTTAGCAAACTTCTTTTTATTCTTTTTATCAAATAAAGAAATCCAAAAAAGCGCCACTAAAATAGCCCCTGCTGGCATAGCTGGCAGAACATAACTAGGAAGTTTGGTAGAAGAGGCAGAAAAGAACAGAAAAATAACTGCAAACCAGAATAGACAAAATAAACCGAGATGAGTTGAACGCAAAGAAGAACGCCAAACATCCCTTTGCCAAAAACCGAGTTGAGTAACCGCTACCGGTAAATAAATTGACCAGGGAATTAACCCCACCAAAACCACAGGAATAAAATAATACCAAGGCCCCGGATGATGACTAACCACACTGGTGAAACGTTGTAAGTTGTGGTAGCCAAAAAACACATCGATATACTTTTGTCCATTGGCCAAAGTCACTAAAATAAACCAAGGAACGGCAATCACTAAAAAAATTAAGCCGCCCCGCCGCCATTTCATTTCTTGTAAAACTTCCTTGAAATTCCCCAGATAAAACAGAAAGGTACTGACAATAAACACGGGTAAAATCAAGCCAATGGGACCTTTAGCCAAGACGGCCAGAGCCATAAATACATAAAAAAGAATATACCACCCATCTTTAGCAGAAAACCCCCGAATAGGGCTTTCTTTTTCTTCTGTTGCATAGCCGAGAAAAAAGGATAAAAGTGCCATCCCCATCGAACTAGCCAGAAACATATCTGATACACCTGTTCTAGCCCAAGCAATCCAAGCGGGGTTAAGGGCGATGATTCCAGAACCTAGCCAAGCACTCAGCCACAGTTTAGAATCGTCTTTAGGACTTTCGGGAGGAGATAAAGGATTAGAAATTCCAAAGTAGCGTAGGGTGTAAAAGCCAAGCATAACTAAGGCCATGGCCATCAAAGCTGAGGGAATTCTAGCCGCCCATTCATTAATTCCAAAGAGTTTAAAAGCGATGGCGATTAACCAATAAGTGAGGGGAGGTTTATCAAAGCGCGTCTCCCCATTCCAATAAGGGGTAATCCAATCCCCTGTCACCACCATTTGACGGGCGGCTTCT is from Gloeothece verrucosa PCC 7822 and encodes:
- a CDS encoding tetratricopeptide repeat protein, coding for MLHEDLQRGNYVAITGMGGVGKTELASQYIHRYGEAYEGITWFNDRQKGLAAEVLEYFSLQLNYEIPQQLRGKRLTLSEQVRECWGQYAASELPILLVFDDVTNLDNLREVVPSENRFRVLVTTRLQYLDPNFISEVGLEVLSPEYEPGKALELLQALLGKKDRRIYREPEAAADICRCLEYLPLGIILVGGYLVQDPDLSLEMMLGQLQERKLAEKSLQVRESLNQYQRGVRAAFALTWEELDPLSQQVGMFLSLFSPKLIIWDLVVWVALRKWHEEIANEEETEVNAELDSSGEVKKEDNYLSWSKYELNEGKKRLYQRNLLQRKEEREGSYKIHALVRWFLQEKLEESEEIKGVFRQTFAIAMISVAKIIPDSPTSKDIEDVKDFIPHIEALTESLIEEAKEKREEKRITLASVPDESLIWPFLGVGRFYQGQGLYSLAEPWYKPCLDVLKSHFGEEHPDVASSLNNLAALYSSMGRYSEAEPLYQQALEINERLLGTEHPDLASSLNNLAALYSSMGRYSEAEPLYQQALEINERLLGTEHPDLATSLNNLAALYSSMGRYSEAEPLYQQALEINERLLGTEHPDLATSLNNLAGLYSSMGRYSEAEPLYQQALEMRERLLGTEHPSVATSLNNLAGLYSSMGRYSEAEPLYQQALEINERLLGTEHPSVATSLNNLAGLYKAMGRYSEAEPLYQQALEMRERLLGTEHPDLASSLNNLAGLYKAMGRYSEAEPLYQQALEINERLLGTEHPDLATSLNNLAGLYDSMGRYSEAEPLYQQALEINERLLGTEHPDLATSLNNLAGLYDSMGRYSEAEPLYQQAWEMRERLLGTEHPDVASSLNNLAGLYSSMGRYSEAETLYQQALAILEPILGPNHPSTITVRENLVLLSQQRTRRYLWSRRLIKLVEFLLAIVCLPFYLLWLLFKQLFSFFFRRLR
- a CDS encoding citrate synthase; translation: MTTVCEYRPGLEGIPAAQSSISYVDGLRGVLEYRGINIVELAQHSSFLETTYLLIWGELPTKIELEEFENEIRYHRRIKYHIRDMMKCFPETGHPMDALQTSAAALGLFYSRRALDDPAYIRQAVVRLVAKIPTMVAAFHMIRRGNDPIQPNDSLDYAANFLYMLTERKPSELAAKIFDVCLTLHAEHTMNASTFSAMVTASTLTDPYGVIASAVGTLAGPLHGGANEEVLFMLEEIGSVDNVRPYVEHCIEHKKKIMGFGHRVYKVKDPRATILQELAMQLFEQMGHDEYYEIAVELEKVVEEKLGHRGIYANVDFYSGLVYRKMGIPTDLFTPLFAISRVAGWLAHWKEQLNENRIFRPTQIYTGRHDTVYIPIEKRLTAVTRNGYQ
- a CDS encoding permease, whose product is MIQLNYAITLFLSLLLTSLPFLLLGIFVSSWLLVFVDEHQLAAKFPHNPILGAILGSSLGMIIPVCQYGNIPVTRRLLMQGAPLSVAISFLLASPTVNPIVLWLTWQAFPDYASILFYRLLLAWIIAFIIGLIFSTYREKPASAEELASPRCYLLPSGTFLRPSDESEPLHRIGNLVYEYKTTATFRKSLKISLSLFWQNVVKETLELGGILMVGCAIAALAQMFLPQGQMLTWAQAPVVQISVMILLGVILSLGSPNSAAFLSFFAPTFLKGSLLSFLLFSSVVDLKSVCLLFFVLRFKAALYLIILVLELTILSALILNFYPS
- a CDS encoding DHH family phosphoesterase, giving the protein MTSELLNSSNYKNKESDEETKPTISKSSNGNSDLGGDPDGTTRSLAQIIQKFRQTLENHRGDRQIVVIQDFPDPDALASAWAYQLIAEQYQINCDIVYAGTLSHQENIALVKLTGLPAKRWGVYTLKDRDLSVYSGCVLMDSQGTTSQLFPLIQQHHIPIVVVIDHHSKQGNLEAEFIDLRPQIRATATILAQYIQQGVIEFNSNDNTHVKCATALMHGIRSDSNNLLQAQEAEFLAAAYLSRFYDIQLLNAVLQSARSRRVMDIIERSLKNRLIKNNFSIAGVGYLRYDDRDAIPQAADFLVTEENIHTAVVYGIVHDEDDDIELIIGSLRTTKLTLDPDEFLKEAFGHDGQGRYFGGGRYMAGGFEIPIGFLGGFNENNQYTKLKWEVFDTQIKQKLLRLINPDSTVIHT
- the sixA gene encoding phosphohistidine phosphatase SixA, which translates into the protein MTQLYLIRHGIAAEAADYSDDQKRPLTEKGRQKTEQVAQKLLQKGIQFDLILTSPLVRAVSTAVILMDVGLSKKVQEFAPLAPEGNLETWVNWWNQSGYNNKDSSLALVGHQPDLGNWSEVLVWGKTQEKLIVKKAGVIGLNILDKTAPIGNCELFLLTSPKWLL